ATAGGCCCCCCACCCGGATTTACGGCGGCTATCTGTGCCCCACATGCCTGAAGGTTGCGCTGAAATCAGCCGTCGATGCTTTATACACATCAAGGTAGAGTCATGAGGCGCTTAACGGTAGCGGTCAGCGGTAAACCCGGGACCGGCAAGACGACCTATGCCAGGCACATTGCTCAGGTTTTCAACCTGAGGTACGTTTCGAGCGGAGAGCTGTTTAGGCGAATCGCTCAGGAGAGGGGCATCGATTTGGTTGAACTCCACAGGCTGGCTGAGTTGGACGAGAGTATTGATAGGGAGGTTGACGCGCGTGCTCTCAAAGAGGCTGAGCGAGGAGGAGTCGTCGTAGAGGGTCACTTAGCTGCGTGGCTCCTACGCGAACACGCGGACTTGAAGATAGTGCTCGTGGCCCCTTTAGAGGTGAGGGTCGAAAGAGTCGCGAAAAGGGAGGCTAAATCTATCGTTGAGGTCGAGAAGGAGGTGCGAACAAGGGAGTTGAGCAATAGAGCTAGGGCTCTCAAGTATTATGGAGTCGATATAGAGGATCTTTCAATAGCAGATATCGTGATCAATACAGCAGCTCTCGACGTAGAAGGGGTAAAAAGAGTGCTGGAAACCTTCGTGAGAGAATACTTGCGACTGCACCCTGATAAAGCCTGACGCTAGCACGAATTGATCACGCACCTGTCAGCAGAGTCGCGAGCCGTCCCTGAACCTTGAGTTGGAGATGCTGAGCTCGAGGTCATCGTTTTCGTCTCAAAAGTGTAGCCTTGATTGAGCTTGGCTGGTGCGACCACGGTCCTAGGAGATACGTGCGAAGTAGCTAGGACAATTCTCTGTTAGGGAAAGATGGTCAAAGCTGAACCGGAGCCCCTCCCCCTATGGGGAACTGCGCTGGCAGCAACGCCGGCAGCACCATCACTCCCCCTCCCCTATAGGGAAAGTTCGTATCCCCGA
This genomic stretch from Thermofilaceae archaeon harbors:
- a CDS encoding AAA family ATPase; the protein is MRRLTVAVSGKPGTGKTTYARHIAQVFNLRYVSSGELFRRIAQERGIDLVELHRLAELDESIDREVDARALKEAERGGVVVEGHLAAWLLREHADLKIVLVAPLEVRVERVAKREAKSIVEVEKEVRTRELSNRARALKYYGVDIEDLSIADIVINTAALDVEGVKRVLETFVREYLRLHPDKA